TATAGATGGGGGTTCTACGGAATGTTGGTGTGTTGTATGCTGGTGGTCTTCGCCATGGCATACTATTTCTGGAGGAAACGCTGGTGGTAACATCCCCTCTCACCCACACATCCATAGAAACACTTACGCAGGTCTTCAATGAAGCCTTCAGCAACTATGAGGTTCCCATCCATATGAGCGAGGCACAACTGAAAGCACATCTCCATGCCCTGGGGTACTCCCCTGAAGACTCTATCGGTCTTTTTGATGGTAGCACTCTGGTGGGGTTCATCCTGGTCGCAATCAGGGGAACAAACGCATATGACGCCGGAACGGGTATCATTCCTTCCTATCAAGGAAATGGATATGCCCACCAATTGATCGATGCCACGCTTGCACATATCAAGCAACGTGGTTTCAACTCCTTCTTCCTGGAAGTTATCGATACAAATGAACGAGCAAAGAAATTGTATCTGAGTCACGGGTTTACCATCACCAGAAGCCTGCTTTGCTACCAAATCAAGAAAGAGATGCTGGAAGGTACGTCCTCTGTGCAGTTGCAGAAACAGGAGAACATCAGTATCCCTTCTGGAGACTGTAATCCCAGCTGGCAGAACAGCGATGCCTGTATCAGCCGTGGGGGATTTACCGCCTATGACATTGTGCATGACTCTGTCAAACGCGGGGTTATTTGCTTCAATCCCACAAAAGGTTCAATAGCCCAAATCTATATAGAACCAAAATATCGAAGGCAAGGATTCGCC
This sequence is a window from uncultured Sphaerochaeta sp.. Protein-coding genes within it:
- a CDS encoding GNAT family N-acetyltransferase translates to MVTSPLTHTSIETLTQVFNEAFSNYEVPIHMSEAQLKAHLHALGYSPEDSIGLFDGSTLVGFILVAIRGTNAYDAGTGIIPSYQGNGYAHQLIDATLAHIKQRGFNSFFLEVIDTNERAKKLYLSHGFTITRSLLCYQIKKEMLEGTSSVQLQKQENISIPSGDCNPSWQNSDACISRGGFTAYDIVHDSVKRGVICFNPTKGSIAQIYIEPKYRRQGFAKQAIIAAKNRTETPTLGILNVSSDCEGIGGVLAHMGFSLLLTQSEMVYTL